The following is a genomic window from Bubalus bubalis isolate 160015118507 breed Murrah chromosome 6, NDDB_SH_1, whole genome shotgun sequence.
AACTCGGGAGCCACCCTGCCTTCAGCCACTCCACCCCCCGTGTTAGTTTTGGTGTAGACGCAACATGTCAGCCCGGCTCTGCTCACAGACGCCGTTCCCGCGGTCGGTCGGCTGTAGCAGCCGGTGTCACTTGGACGCTCCAGCCGGGTGGGGGCAGCTGTGTCCAGGCTGCAGCGCCCTCCCCTCACCTCTGCCCCGACCCCCTGGGCCGCCCCCCGGTCCTCTGCCCTCCTTTCTGACCACCGGCCTCCGCTCCCTGGGGCAGGCTCTGCCGTCAGAGTCACTGGCCCTGAGATCAGTCACATCCGTTTCTCGGGCGTCTCTGCACACATTTCACGCCACCAAACAACACAGCCTGCTTTGTCTGCTTGAGCCTGACGGAAGGACTCGGGGCCACGCCTCCTGACACGGTGGCCGAGAGGCCCACGTGAGTCGCTGGTGTGGCTGCGCTCGCCCGCGGCCCTGGGTGAGGCGCCTCCGTCTCCCTCTGTCCTCGTGTCCGACCTCCTCCCAGCGGGGCTGCTGTGAGCGCGCATGTGTGTGCGTGCCGTGGGGCTGGCTCTGCAGGGTGCGCTCCGCCGTCAACGGGAACCCTTGTGGACACTTGGTGGCCTCAGTCTCCAGAGTCTGCCAAGGGAACGGAGGTGCGGTCCGCATCCGCGTTGCCCCCGATTCCTAAAGAGGCGCAACGTTTCTGCACACGCGCGGGCTCTGCGTGTCCCCAGGCGTCAACAGCCTTCTTGTCTCATCTGCATCTGTGCTGCTGGGCCATCCACCTTGTCCTCATCAATGCTGGACGCTGGTGTCCTGGGCGCTTCCGGCCTGGCCGTCCTGCGCACCAGCATCGCAGCGTCCTGGCTGATGGACCACGTGGGTCCCCTCCGCCTCGTGTTCCATTTCCCGCCCTCTGGAACAGGAAGGGTGCCCCCACTgcccgccgccccccgcccccggctgGCTATGCTCCCTTCCAGAGCCACGTAGAAGCCAGCAGACACGCACGGGGGGACGGGCCAAGAGTTCCCCTGGTGATTGGGACCCTCTCGACAGACCGATGAAGAGAGGGGATGAAAAGCCACCCTGTGTCACGGAAACAGATGGCGCACAGGTGTGACTTTGCCGGACCTCCCTCCAGACCTGTTGCCCCGAGTGAGCGCGGGGGACCCCACAGGGGGAGCATGGGTGGCTTCCGCCACCCACTGCCCAGCACCCTCAGCCCTCAGAGCAGACGGGGCCTTGGCTCTTGGCACACGTCTCAGCCAGCGGGGATGCACGTGCCCACCTCCAGGTGCCTGGCCTGGGTGGGGCCTCAGCCTCGGCACACGTCTCAGCCAGTAGGGATGCGTGTGCCCACCTCCGGGTGCCTGGCCTGGGCGGGGCCTCAGCCTCAACCTCGGGGGAGCCATGAGGGCTGTGACGGGAGCCGCGGCTGAGACTCACTGAGGGGGCCGTGTGGGACAGCTGGGGTGCTCAGAAGGGATGTGGGGCCCTGGGGTGGAAGGTCCCCAGCTCAGGGCTCCAGGAGCGCCTGGGACCCCCTCTGCACGTGGGCGTGGCCACACCCTCCCATGGGCACACACGCCGTGTGCGCGTTTCTGTTGTGCGTGCATGACGTCAACAGATGCCCCGTGGCTTGTCGAAGGCACAGTCGTGCGGGCATTACCCGCGGAAGCTGTTTCTTGCCCGTGAGATCAGGAGCGCTGGTGGCCTCGCTGGCCTTGCGGGGACTCTCACAGTTCGGCAGCTTCCAGAGGGAGGTCCACAGGTGACGCTATTTATCACGTAGGTTTAAAATGGCGCTGGTGAGTTTTTACCACAGCTACAGAAACACCTCTTCGCTCAGTGTGaatggacacacacatacactcatgcacacacacagtgcacCCATACAACAGGCTTGCACGCGTGTGCACTCACACATGCAAAGACGCCCGCACATGCCACGGGCACACAAACCtgtgcacacacgtgtacacCCCAGGCTCCCATGGAGCCCATGGTCCCCGCCGCGTGACGTCCAGGACGAGGACCCCGCGCCCCCGGGCCGTGCTCTGCTACCGTGCGGAGGAGCTGCGTCGGAAGCTGCCCTTGCGGGTACGGGACGCCTGTGACTGCGCCCCACGCTGCTGCTCACAAGCCTGGGGGCTCCCGCTCCGTGTCCCTGAGACTGCCTGTGGCCCCCGCTCCACGGTGCTCCCAGAAGCCCTGCTGCCAGGTCGGGGGAGGGGCGGCGCCCCCCGAGGCAGgactggggaggggtgggcagtgTGTGCAGCAGCCAAGGCCACTTGGACCCCCGGCCCAGAGCCCCCAGGCCTCCCGCTGAGGGCCGGCCCGGCCAGCGGGGCTCGGGGACGGGTGCAGCTCCTGGCCAGCCTCGGgagggcaggcctggggctgcTCTGTGGCCCAGGCTGTGGGTGGCCCTGGACCGTCGTGATGTGGGGGTGGACAAGCGGACGCCACCGCTCTCTTGCCCCTTCCTGACGAGATGGCTCTGGGCCTCAAAGGGACTGAAGAGCAGCCCTGGAGCCCGGGGCCCAGAGAGGGAGGGGCCTCACCTGGTCTATACAGGGTCCACAGCCAGGCCACGGCGGACGGGAGCAAACCCACACACCCCCACAGCGCTGGCGTCCACGTCCCCTCAGGATGGGGGGCAAGTGACCATCCCTTCCAGGAGATGCCAACTGGGCCTCCAACTGGCCGGCCGGCCTGCTGCAGTGGCTGGGTGTCCAACAGCCTGCTGAGGCCGTGCCCGACGTGCCCCGGAGTCACACTCCTGCCGGTTCAGTGAGCCAGCTGTCCAGTAAGGGGGCTCCTCCGGCTCCCAACAGCCTCAGGCGGGCCCAGGGTGGGTGAGAGAATCACCAAGCAGGTGAACAAAACCTGCCTCTCTCCCCGAACTCTCCCCTCAGACCAGGGGCGAATCTCGGGCGGGCGGGCTTCCGCCCACGTCATCTGCATCAGTCAGACAGGGAGGCTGTGCTGGGGGCTCATCCCCGACCCCGGGGCCTGGACGTTaggcccacccccacccagctccATGTCAGCGGTGGGCGGGCAGGTGCCCCGGGGCTTCCTCTCACACAGAAAATGCAAGAAGCCGGTCCACACTGTTCCTGAAGTCCTTCCCTTGGCACGTGACTCCCCAAAGCCGGTCACAGCCTCACCCAGCATGCAGGTTACGGCGGCACCCAGGCCTGGGGGGAACCTGAGTGGGTGCCCAGCACCGAGACCCCCGCGCTGAGGACACCTCCCTTCTGGGCTCGGGGGCAGAGTcgtgccccctccccagggcttCCCGAGGTTTTGGGTCCGGGGCAGGCCCTGTGGTCAGCCACCAGCTAGACACCGCCCAGAGAGAGGCCTTGGGTGCCGCGCTCGGAGCTCCCAGGCATGCAGACTGCTGTAGGCTCGTCTGCCCAAGCACTGCCACTACCCTGCCCCGGGGGTATCTGTGCCACCCAAGCACTTGCCGTGACCTCAGGAGAGGAAGAGCCCCACGTGGGAGCTGCCCGTGCGGTCGGGGGCAAGGCCGCCCTGCAGGCCCGACGGAGGCCCAGGGAGCTCTTCACACCTGCAGGTCCGTAGGGGGGACAGGCAGGCCCCCTTCTTCCCCAGCGCCCACGGGCACCAGACGGTGAGTGGGGGTCCCAACCCGGCTCAGAGCCTGTGGCCCAGACCCAGGGCCCCCAGCGGGCAGCAGAGGCCTCTGTGGACACGGGAAGGCTGGCCTGTGCTGTCCAGAGCAGCGAGGCCCCGTGGCTAGGAGCCTGTCCCCACCTCGCTGCTCGGGGCCCGCAGGCCCGCAGGCCCGCAGGGCCCCAGTGGACGTCACTTTCAAGGACTGGCAGGACTTGCCAAGGCCATGGGGCCTGGGCAGGTATGGGTCCAGTAGGTCAGTGAGGACAGAGGCCAAGGCCCATGGCGGCAGTGTCCCTGAGAACCGCGGGCAGGGCCGGCTGGTGGCAGGGGAGGGCTGGGACTGGTCTGCCCAGGAGAACTGGCGCCTGCAGACCAAAGAGCAGGGCCACGTGGGCTGCCCAGCAGGGGCTGGGCCCCCCTCCCGACACAGGCCTCCTGTTGGGGGAACAGCTGCCCAGACCGAGGGGCCAGCACAGGGGCTGTGCTTGGCAGGGGTGTGAGGTCAAACCCAGGCCAAATGCCACCAGCCCAGCCTCCCAGACAAGGCCAAGGCCTGCCAAGTGTGAGAACATCATCTCTGGGGCCGGTGCCCGGGGAGCCGGGCGAGGCTTGTCCTCACCGCTGTCACCGGGCCCCAGGAGGCTGTCGTGGGCTCAGCCTGGAGAACTCGCGAGTCCCTGCTGCACCGTCACGCGACCTGTGACAggcctcccactccacccccagcTGCGCGAGATCCTGGCCAAGGCCTCTCAGGGCCACAAGAGGAAAAGCCTGTTTGGGATCTACTGGCTGCCGGGGGCAGGGGTCTTCAGCGCAGCCTCCCCTGAACGATGTGAGTcctgggggctggaggcaggagTGGGGGGCGGGAGCTAGAGGGGGAGCTTCCGGGTGAGGAGGACCCCAGGTCCTGCCCCGGGGACATGGGGCAGCGGTGACACCCCTGTGATGGGACAGGCTGGCTCCTTGGGCAGCTTCCCCTTCGGGAGGCTGCCCATGCCCCTCACAAAGCCAGGTCACCCGGGCATTGTGGGGTAGGGGGAGCTCACCACACCAGCTGCCCCTGGACCAGACTCAACCACCTTATCACCACCCCTGACAGAGTCCACTGCCTGGTCAGGAGGTGGGCGGGGGTCTGCCCCCCTGCCGTGTGACCTGGGGGTCTGCCCCCTGCCGTGTGACCTGGGGGGGGCCTGCCACCTGCCGTGTGACCTGGGGGTCTGCCCACTGTGCTGGGGAGCACCTCTCCCGCTTCTGGCCAGTCTGCACACTCGGGCGGCAGGACCCCCGCCCAGAGACAGGGAGCCTGCTCAGATCGCAGTCACTGGCTCCCCGGGGCCGCCACTCCAGGTACCTCCTCCGCCCGTCACTGGACCCCGGCAGCCTCAGGACGGAGGCCCTCCTCAGAGAGGCCCTGCTGGACGGCTCACCCCAAAGGGCCTCCTGCCCTGGAGCAGCGATCCTGCTCCCTGCGGTGTCCGCCCTCTGTCCACCAGGGCAGGGGGGCCTGTGGGGCTCGCCCAGCCCTGAAGCCCCCCCACCTAGACCCCTGCCTGGTGCGGGGAGGGCACCTCCACCTGCCTGCAGTCTCCCCACCTGACAGCTCCTCATCCCCAGCCCCCTGGCGATGCCCCCGCAGGACCCGCAGGCCCCGGGCCTCAGCCAGCAGCAGGTTCTGCTCCGGACTGGGCCCGCCGGGGCAAGTGGGGCAAGTACCAGCCTGTGGGCCGCGTGGGCAGGGGTTCTGGCGAGAAGGTGGCCTTCCACTTCGCCTGGCTCGGTGAGTCCCGTGCCCACGCCCTCAGGGCCTCCTGGGCCCGACTTGGCCTTTAGGGTGACATCTGCTAATTGGTGCCCCCAGGGACGAGCCATGCCTGGGGGCTCAGCCAGTGGCCAGGCTGACTCCTCCAAGGCCAGTGCGCCCTGGCCGAGCTCCGCCCTGCCCAGCTGCTTCCCTGCACCTAAACCCTGCATTGGTAAACCCTCACCATGAGTGTTCTGGGGGGCCCCCCCTTTCGACTCCCAATGCCCCAGCCCACCAGGCATGTCTCGAGAAGCCTGGGGCCACCCCAGGAACTCCCGCCCTGGAGGAGGTCACCCTTGCCCAGGGCCCGGGGAGAGCAGCCCCTTGCCTCCTGCAGACAGGCTGGCACCCTGGGGTTGGCTGTCTGCCCCGGGCACCCGGGCTCCTTGTTCTGCTTACGACTCTACCCCGCCCCACACAGCCATGCTCCCACCGTCCCAGCTGCTGAAGCCTTTTCTTGCCCCAAGGACAGCAAGCGTGAGAGCCATGCTGGGGAGCTGTGCGTGCCCTATACACTGACTGGGGGACACAGAGGAGAGGCCACCCATGGTCACAGTGGACCCGGGCAGGGGACAGGGCATTGGGCAGGCAGGGCCCCAGGAGGGCAAGGGCCCTGGGGCACAATGGGTAGGGCCTCCTCTGGGTTCTCGACAGACTTGCATCTCAGAGGTCACTCaggccaatgcaggggaggccAGACGCCAGGCCGGGGCGGGCCTGGGGGTGACCCATGGGAGGCAGATGGGGTGCTCGTGAAGGACCTGGCCGCGGCGGGCTGGGTGCAGAGCCGGAGGCGTCAAGAACAACCAAGTCCGCTGAGCAGGGTGCCTCTCCAGGAGGGGCCCCATCCCTGGCGTGTTGATGGGAAGTGACTGAGGCTCAGGAAAGGGGGTTCCGGTAGGTGCGGGAGCCTGGGGGTCAGCAGCCAAGGTCAACAGGGGGAGAGGTCCAGAGTCGCCCAGAGCTGCCAGGAGTGCTGCCTGGGGGCCATCCTCTTGTGGCCTCCTCCCGGAAGGCCCTgcaccccccccacccacccaaccCCTGAGGGGCTCCCTGCAGGTCGTGCGGCTGTGTAGATCTCTCCGGGGCTCAGCCCAGTCGTGGAGACCAGGCCCACCCAGACCACCCAGAGGTGACGCCAGTGTCCCCTGAGGGTTTTAGCAGGTTGGTTCCTGCCAGCGGTGGTGGTGGGCACGCGGTTGTCCCTGGTAGGCCGCATCATGGTGTCCTCAGACACACCCATGTAAGTGTCCTCTGCCCTCCGCTTGCAGGCTGGCCCCGTGTCTCCTGAGGTGAGTGTGTGGTTGGAGGGGCTCCCAGGTGCCAGGCCCAGAGCAGAGCTGGGGGTAGAGGTGAGCATGGAGCCCCCCCAGCCCCCGGGGGTCACGGAGGGCCCCGGGACTGGGCTGGAAGACTGGCAGGTAGACAAGTGTGCTCCCAGGCTGACACAAGTGGGCAGGTGTGTCCTTCCGTCAATTGTCTTGGCATGTGCCCTCGTTTCTCACAACAGTGTCAACGTTTCTTATCGTGAGTGAGTGACAGAGGCTGGCTTTTATCTTAATATAGAGCTGAAATGTCAAAAAGTTATCTCAAAAATTATCATTgcatacagtttttaaaagaaatgctggGCCTGGCAAAGACAGCGGGGagacagagggcagggctggggtgaaGGCAGGCGCGTGCGTGGTGGAGACAGCTTGGAGCTGTGCCCCCTCTGCCCGGTCTGCCCCTCTGGCTGCTCTCCCGTGCCTGTGCCCTGGTCCAGAGAGGAGCGTGGGTAGGCGAGGGTGGAGGGCAGCCCCCTGCTCCCTGGTCCGGCCACACCCCTCTGGGGAGTCCTGCTCGGCACCATCCAAGGTTGAGCACCCTGTGCGTTACTCACCCAGGAGGCAGCGTCCCCACCGGCTGAGGCCGACTGGCCCCCAGCCCGCAGTGCTCAGCGGAGCAGCTGGGCGGTGGATGCCGTGGGAACTCTTCCTGTTACTCCTGCTATTAGGTATGGCGGCCAGGAAGGTCAAGTGCAGGACCCCGAGCACACAGACCTTGCCGCCCTCAGGCACAGAGTCCTCAGGCTGCGGGTTTCGTCAGCCTTTACACTTCCAGGGTGGGTCAGTTCTTCCCTGAGCGCGGCTGCAAGGCCCGCAGCCACAGTCCCTGGGCCGGAGCTTCGGGGCCCAGGACGGACTCGCAGACAGACACGCCTGCAGCACCCGGCTGGGAGCTGCCTGTGCCAGCGTCCTACGTCTGCcctaacaaatgaccacaaacggGCGTTAAAGCGAGCTGACTTCTCACAGTCCTGAAGGCAGAGTCCAGTACTGCCGGTGTGGCAGCTGATTCCTTCTGGAGAAGGTTCGGGGTGCCCGCCCCATGTCCAGTGGCTCTGGGAACTCTGACGTCGCTGGCTTGTGGCCGCACCGCTCCCATCTCTCCCGTCTTCACGTGGCCTCTCCCTTTGTGCAGGCCATGTCTGTCTCTCCTCCTCCTACAAGGGCTTGTTGCTGGTTCCAGGTCCCCCTAATCCGGGTGCTCTCATCAGGGGCTCCTATCCTAATTACACATGCAAAGGCCTTGATTCCGAGGAAGGCTGTATTCTGATTCCTTCCTATCAGAACGTATGTACAGGAGGACGTATCTTTTCAGGAGCACAATTCAAGCCACTACAGTCCACCCTCTGGCCCCCATGAGCAAAATACAGTCACCCCCAACCCAGTGCCCCAAAGTGTCACCCACTGCAGCGTCAACCCCGAGTCCCCAGGCTCATCTCATCCTgagtcgggggtgggggaggttctGGGGCAACACCGCTGCCTCCTGAGCACTAGACGGTCACTGCCTCCAGGGTACAACGGTGGGCAGGCGAGGGACGGGGTTGGGGGGCGGCATTCCTCGAGGGCGGGGCAGGAGGGAGAAAAGGGCCCAGTCCCAGGCACGGGGGAACCCCGCTGCCCCGTCCAGGCCGGCCGGCTCCCTGGCCACGGAGGCACGGTCTTCTTGAGTCTGTTCACGGCGCTGTGGGCCGTGCTGCTCCTGGAAGCGGATGAGTGCCCGCTGGCCTACCGCTGAGGCTGCTGGGACTCCGGGGACCTCGAGGTGGGCGGTCCCCCGAcgaggccccgcccccagcacgCACCCCGCTGagcaccccccctcccccgccgggAGCGGCCGCGGCCCCAGTTTTCCGCCTCAGCTCCCACAATACTGAATCCCACCACGGCTGAGGACGAGCCCTACTTGCCCTGAGAGGAGCCGCCTGCGCCAGGTGCTGGCCAGCTCCGTGGTGGTCCTGACAATGGTGAGGATCCCCGCTGCCGGGCGCTGCCCATCAGGCCGCTGTCCTCAGCGAGCAGTAGCCCCCGCTCCCCGCCGTGGGGCAGGGCGTGATATTGTCTCTGGGACCCAGGAGGCCCTCGTTGTCCTCAGAAAGGCCACGGTGTTCCTGGGCTCCAGGGAAGGGCTGAGCTAGGGATCTGGGCCATAAGAGGCAGGTGTGTGtggggcaggggcctggggcaTCCTTCAAGCACAGGTCCCCTCACCCTGTCTTGCCCTCTAGTCAGAGGGACTTCCTAACTGGCCCCCTTCGGAGATCTCAAGAATTCCCAGTTTCAGCTAGTGAGATGGGGGTCGGCTGACAACAAGACACAGAGGCCCCTGTGCCGCCCAGAGGTCGCTGAGTCGCCTACCTCTAACTCTAAGGAACTGCccacccctcctctccctgctggCCACCACTCGCTGCCCAGCAACCCGCCAGGAGAGGCCGGGCGCACAGCCTGGTCTGGGAGTGGGACAGCATGTGGCTGTGGCCTGAGGGTGCTGGGGTGCCAGGCTGCAGCTGCAAGGCTCATGCACCCGCTGCCCCGCAGGTGGCCGTGGTGCTCTGTGCCTGGTGCCCATCACTGTGTACCGGGCCATCACGGCCATCCTGGTGTCCGGGCGGAACAACAGCATCCTCGCAGCATGGGTGAGCTTCCATCCTTGCTCCTGCTGGCTGGCTGGGTGGTGGGCTCTGGTTCCCTCCTCCATCACCCTGCCGTCCCCCATAGGCTTCGCGCATCGCCAGCCTCACGGGGTCCATGGTGCACCTCGTCTTCATCCTCATGCTCTCCAAGATCTACGTGGCCCGGGCACACGTCCTGACGAGACGGGGTGAGTGCCGAGAGCGCTGGGCGCCGGCCAGTGAGGCGCCGCTGGGACGTGTCCAGTCCTCCCTGCCAAGCCCCTTAAACAGCAGTGGGCGGGGCctcggcggggggcggggcgcccCCTCTTCTGTGACCCGCTTCCGTTTCCGAAGAACAAATACATCCGTCCCCGAGCTGCACGAATTGCAGCCCTGGTCTCGGGACGGGACAGAGCCCAGCGCACACCGGGGAGACTGGGGCAGAGTGCGGGGCAGACAGCGTGcgggaggccaggggcagcgcCCTGGGGAACCGCCCACAGTGTCCCTGCAACGGCGGGGCCTGGGAGTGTCCTCCAGCCGGCCTCTTGGGGCCCGCCTCCGTCTCAGCGCCTCCTTACCAGGCACCTCCGGCGCCCAGCGCCCCAGACCCGTGCCCAGCCCGCTTTCCGGAGCCACAACGTATTAATTCTTACCGGCACTTGCCTGGCTCCTCCTCTACCCGCGGAGCGCTTCCAGAAGGTCCTGAAGTCGGAGCTTCGGAAACGcgccctcccttctctcctgaaCGGATCTCTTTGAACGCCCGAGGGCGGGCCCTTTCCACACTCCCTGCGCCGGGGAGGTGTCTGACGCAGGCACTCGCTGTGCCCTAGAGGGGTGCCCAGATCGAGTCCGAGGGCGCTTTCACCCGCAGGGTGTCCATCTTCCAGTTCGTCAGCTTCTACTCGCCGCTTCTACACCGCTTTCTTCAAGAGCAGGTTAGCGCCTGCGCCGGCCACACCTGCCCGCCCCGCCCATACCCCGCCCATCCGGGCCCGCTACGCCCACGTCCCCGCCCAGGTCACGCCCCCGTCGAGTTAGCCACGCCCCTCAGCTCGCCACGCCCACTGGGGCCGCCCTGGTCACGCCCCCGTTCCGCCTCAGCCCGCCCCACCCAAGCCCCGCCCACTCCCTACTGGCCTGCCCCTCCTCAGCCCGTCCCGGCCCCGCCCGCTCCCATACTGGCCCCCGTCCCTCCTTAGCCCTGGCCCCGCCCCACCACG
Proteins encoded in this region:
- the ANO7 gene encoding LOW QUALITY PROTEIN: anoctamin-7 (The sequence of the model RefSeq protein was modified relative to this genomic sequence to represent the inferred CDS: inserted 10 bases in 9 codons; deleted 3 bases in 2 codons; substituted 1 base at 1 genomic stop codon) produces the protein MGGFRHPLPSTLSPQSRRGLGSWHTSQPAGMHVPTSRSGALVASLALRGLSQFGSFQREVHRTRTPRPRAVLCYRAEELRRKLPLRVRDACDCAPRCCSQAWGLPLRVPETACGPRSTVLPEALLPGDANWASNWPAGLLQWLGVQQPAEAVPDVPRSHTPAGSVSQLSREEEPHVGAARAVGGKAALQARRRPRELFTPAGPQARRAPVDVTFKDWQDLPRPWGLGRYGSSRSVRTEAKAHGGSVPENRGQGRLVAGEGWDWSAQENWRLQTKEQGHLREILAKASQGHKRKSLFGIYWLPGAGVFSAASPERCESWGLEAGAGSLGSFPFGRLPMPLTKPGHPGIVGLHTRAAGPPPRDREPAQIAVTGSPGPPLQLLIPSPLAMPPQDPQAPGLSQQQVLLRXWARRGKWGKYQPVGRVGRGSGEKVAFHFAWLAGWFLPAVVVGTRLSLVGRIMVSSDTPILELCPLCPVCPXWLLSRACALVQRGAWEAASPPAEADWPPARSAQRSSWAVDAVGTLPVTPAIRVGQFFPERGCKARSHSPWAGASGPRTDSQTDTPAAPGWELPAGRLPGHGGTVFLSLFTALWAVLLLEADECPLAYRXGCWDSGDLERPRPQFSASAPTILNPTTAEDEPYLPERSRLRQVLASSVVVLTMVAVVXLCLVPITVYRAITAILVSGRNNSILAAWASRIASLTGSMVHLVFILMLSKIYVARAHVLTRRGECRERWAPASEAPLGRVQSSLPSPLNSSGRGLGGGRGAPSSVTRFRFRRTNTSVPELHELQPWSRDGTEPSAHRGDWGRRLLTRHLRRPAPQTRAQPAFRSHNVLILTGTCLAPPLPAERFQKRGAQIESEGAFTRRVSIFQFVSFYSPXFYTAFFKSRFGGYSGNCYTLLGVRNEECAAGGCPSELAQDLLVIMVDKQVINTIHEIPVPEAKGCWQGFRLCSQKRKAGVSXGGRQAPWEVDYQILLFEGLFDRYLETDFPVLQFGFVTTFGSACPLAPLFALLSNWVEIHLDARQFIRRVAERVLDMGIWFRMLXGIPHLAGISNVSAGPGGGDHPGERAGRGARPRAHSPAARAFLLAFSAPFLPRAHYQWSPASDLRRFAGFTLAPPSAFSVASSRPCRYQAFGEDDGHYSRTYWTLXAICSAFVTVQRPSASSPPGLASVQRALGTAGSVEAGVVCLAASASSWSFLSCTEACCPAQPTPAEPLPTSGPTLGLVPRDEGAWPPHNTAAPTQHVVFCTGXLPDLMETDIPESVAXQVKRENYGAERTLAES